Sequence from the Bacillus sp. es.036 genome:
TCAATGAACTGGAATCTCTGGAGTTTCTTAAAGGTTTGATTGAGAGTGTCGTTTATCTACATACGCACGGAATAACTCATGGTGATCTACGAATACCGAATGTGATGGTGAAAAACGCTCAGATTTATGTTATTGATTTTGGATTAGCAGTCTCATTGAAAGATAAGTCAGATCAGGAGGCGCTTGAGCTCATTCAAAAGGATTTATACGATCTAGGTGATTTTCTACTCTTCTTGCTTTACTCTTCTTACGATCCCATCAGTAGAAAAGACCGTCCATGGACAGAAGAACTAACCATTCATCCCGCTACGGAACATTTCATAAAGCGACTGCTACAGATTGAGACTAGATTTGAAAGTATCGATCAGGTTCGCGATCACCTTCATAAAACAATAAGTATCATTCCTAATAATAAAACCAGCACCTGATCAATTAACCAGGTGCTGGTTTTATTATTAGCTACTACTACTTGAGCCTTTACGCTTATAACGATGACTGCCGCCATAAGGCGAATGTTTCCGCCCGCTTGAGCTGCTTCTATGATAATGTTTTCTTTTGTGGCTACTCCCACTCGACTTCTTGATTTGTTTTTCGACTCGTTTTAATATTTTTTTAAACATGATCCTTGGTCTCCTTTCAGTTTCAAATCGTGTTCGCATACAGAAAAGAAAGATAGACTAGATTCTTTATAGCTTATCATAGAGTTACTAAAATCCATACAACGAATATGGGCGTTTATCCTAACGGTGAAATAATTTCATCAAATTTTCATATAACCTACTTATACTAAATTCTTAGATACAGTTAAATGGAGGAACGACGGATGGTGAATGCAAGCAAATTAATATCAATTGGCATCTTTAGTTTAAGTCTAATGATCGGACTTGGAACCTTCTATGTGATAAGTGATCTATCGAAGCAAAAGAGAAGAGAACATATCGAAGAAATCGTGTCACAACTGATTAATTTTATTCTCTACATTTGGATGGGGAAAATTATTTTGAATTTTTCTCTGTTTATTAAAGATCCACTGGCAATATTAGCTTACCCGAGTAATTCACATGCTTTTTATTTTGCGATTCTACTTAGTACACTTGTCAATCTCTTGAAATCCAAGTACCCGTCTAAAAACAAGCCCCACTTTATAGAATCTCTTGTATTTGTTTTATTAGTAATGACATTTGCATATGAATTTATCCAAATGTTTTGGAATAGTAATGCCTATACTTATGAAACCTTAATTGTTGTTGGTTTTCTCCTCGTCTTATTCATTAGCTTGCGGGAAAAAATAGCATCCTCTACGCTACTCATCGTGACGATAACGGCGTGGTCAGGAGGAATGGTGTTACTAGATTTCATTCAACCAATAGTAACTTTGTTTGGTTATATAATCACTCCATGGTTTGTTGGATTATATTACTTAATTAGTATGTTCATCATCATAAATAAGAGAAGGAGGGAAAGACGTGGTAGGAATTGAAGCAGATACAGCTCTACTTGTAGGTCTGTTCCTCGCAATGGGAGCAGGAGCTTTATCTTTTTTATCTCCCTGTGTATTACCAATTTTTCCAGCCTACCTGTCGTACATAACTGGAATAAGTGTGAATGAGTTGCAAGGAAATAAGAATTCGAAGATTCGTAGTCAATTAATGAGCCATTCGTTATTTTTCTTATTAGGGGTATCACTTGTCTTTATTAGTTTAGGTGCTAGTGCATCATTATTAGGTCAATGGGTTCAAAACTTATTACTAGGTGACTCTGGTTTATTAATTCAGCGTTTTGCGGGAATTTTTATTATCCTCATGGGATTTTTTGTTGCAGGATGGATAACGATTCCAGCTTTAATGAAAGAAAGACGTATTCGCTACTCTAAAAAACCGGTTGGATACCTGGGCACTTTTTTTGTAGGGCTTGGTTTTGCTGCTGGTTGGACTCCTTGTATCGGCCCTATTTTTGGATCAATTCTATTATTGGCAGCAAGTAATCCAGGGCATGGCATCGTTTATACGGTGATGTATGTAATTGGATTTTCTCTACCTTTTATTGTTTTAACATTCTTTCTCGGTTCTACCAGATGGATCGTTCGACATAGTGAGGTCATTATGAAGTTCGGTGCTGTGATCATGATTCTTATGGGAATGGTATTATTTTTTGGGCTATTGCCGCGAATAACCGGCTTTCTGCTTGATTTAGTACAAAATACATGGTTATCAGAATTAGGATAAAGGGGGATGAGGAATGAGAAGAACACTTCTTATTATCGTTGTTATAGGTATGGTTGGTTGGGCGGTATATGATTCTACTAGCTCTACTGATGACGCTGAAGGAGAAAATAGCAGTAGTGATCAGGTAGCCGACTCTCAATTTTCAACTCAAGCGGTTGAAGGTGATGATTTAGTAGAATCAAATGATGTTGGGATAAATAAAGGGCAGATTGCTCCTAACTTCAAACTGCAAACGTTAAATGGAGAAGCGGTGCAATTATCTGATTATAGAGGGAAGCGAGTAATCGTGAACTTCTGGGCTACCTGGTGTCCTCCTTGTAGAGCAGAAATTCCTGATTTTCAAAAACTGTACGAGAAAAAAGATGTCGAGATCTTAGCCGTAAACCTCACAGAAACAGAAGAGAGCACTGAAGGAGTGGAAGAATTTGTAAAAGAATTCGAAATGACCTTTCCAGTTGTGATGGATGTGAATTCTGATGTTTCTAATACGTATCAAGTGAGTGCATATCCAACTTCATATATGATCGATTCAAATGGTCGAATCCAATTCGTTGCAATGGGTGCATTAAATTATGACCTCATGATACAGGAATATGAAAAGATGAAATAGTCTTTCATATAGTACAATAGCCAAGAGGTGAGTTTGGTGAAACAGACAATTTTAGTCGTAGAAGATGATCAAATGATTCGAAACCTTATCGCGATCTATCTGAAAAATGCTGGCTATGAGGTAGTAGAAGCTGCAAACGGTGAATTAGCGAAAAATGTTTTCTTAGAACACCACCCGTGTCTAGTCGTTCTTGATTTAATGTTACCCCTTTTACCTGGTGAGGAATTTTGCAAGTGGGTACGGGAGCAAGAACGGAATGAGGTTTCGATTATTATGCTATCAGCCAAAGCGCGAACAGAGGATAAAATCAAGGGATTAAAAATAGGAGCAGATGATTATTTGACGAAGCCGTTCGATCCAGAAGAACTTCTTGCTCACGTTGAGGCCGTTTTGCGACGTACGGGACAGTTTTGTCAAAAAGTCACTTACAAAGGGTTATGTATCAAACCTCGAAACGGTGAGGTATTTCTTTACGATAAACAGATAAACTTAACAAAACACGAATTCAATCTACTCTATCATTTTATGGAAAACCCAAATGTTGTTAGATCAAGAGAAGATTTGATTTTACAATTATACCCCTATGTCGATAAAACGGTTATGGATCGGACGATTGATGCCCATATTAAGAAACTACGAGCGAAAATTGAGGTTAATCCTGGTATTCCTGAACGTATTCAAACAGTTCGAGGAATGGGGTATAAATTTGTTGTGGAATAATAAACGAGCAAAGACCTTCCTTCCAAATAAACTTTTATTACGTCTGACATTTGTTAATGTCATTGTCGTTGGTATATTTATCGCATTAAGCAGTTGGGCGATCTATCATACTGCCTGTTCTTTGGCTAATGGATTGGGATCGTGGAATGACCAGAAACAACAACTATTTAACTCCATTCTTTTTCAATATTTATGGATATTTAGTATAGCTGCCATTTTAATTGGAAGTTTAATACATTATCGCTTGGTAAAGGAAATCATACGACCGTTAAAAGAGCTAATTGAATCAACGAAAAGAATGAAAGCAGGTCATTATCCCAACCCCATTATTGTGAATACGAGAGATGAAGTTGGAGAATTAATTGGTCATTTTAATGATCTGGTGAAACAATTAAAAGAGATGCAACAACATAGAAAAGAGCTGGTTTTGGATTTTTCACATGAATTTCGTACCCCATTAGCTAATTTGAACGGTTATTTGGGCGCTTTGAAAAATGGTGTGATTGAAGGAGATCAACAAATATACCATTCTCTTCAGAAGGAATCGGAACGACTTATTCACATGGTGGAACAGCTTGAACAAGTGAAGGAATGGGATTATCTATCTAAACAGACGTATACCGAGAAAGAACCAATCGATATGCAATTTCTAATACATCAATCGGTTGCAATGTTTCGTTGGTCATTAGAAAATGCAGGAATTAACGTGGAGGTACAGACTGAATCTGGTGCAGTGAATGTTTCTACTGAGGGGATTTCGCAGGTGATCAGTAATTTAATTGATAATGCAATTAGATACTATCAAGGAACAGGACCAATAATGATAAAAGGAGAATTAGTAGAAAGTCACTATAGGCTATCGATCTCCGGTCCTGGACAAGCAATTCCTATTCAAGAAAAAGATAGAATTTTTGAAAGGTTCTATCGTGCAAATTCTTCACGCGAAAGAGATAATACAGGCGGAACAGGACTTGGACTTGCGATATCCAAAGAAATTATTGTACACCATCAAGGGCAGATTGGATTAAAGTCAGAGGGAGAGACTCACACCTTTTGGATTACACTACCGCTTATCTAGTTGGTCAATTTAAAAGACGGAGATCCTGATGACCTTGGCGAAAATTAACTAAGTTAAGAATGAACATAAGCGGCATCTCAACTCCTGCGTAAGGGAGGAAGGTGCCGCTTATTTTAAAATCATTATAGTAATACTAGTGTATTTAAACGTGGCATGAACATAAGTTTGACGATAGCGTATGAAAAGCCACTATGAAAGTGACTTGAAATAAGTACAAACGGTTTCGATGCCTTTTGTGAAATTATCAATATGAAAATGTTCATTAGGCGCATGTAAATTTTCTGATGGGAGTCCGAAGCCCATGAGCACAACAGGCGCTTCAAGAACACGAGCAAATACTTCAACGATTGGAATCGATCCACCCTCTTTAGGAAAGAGAGCACGCACGCCATATACCTTTTCATAAGCATCAGCCGCTTTTTGAATCATCGGATCGTTTGAATCAAGCGAGACGGGACGGGCCTGAATAAATTGATTTATGGTTATGGTTGTACCGACTGGTTGATGATCAAGAAGGTGTTTTTCGATACGTTCATAAATTTGTTGTGGATCTTGATCTCCGACGAGACGACAGCTAATTTTACCTGTGGCTTCTGAGGGGACGATTGTCTTAATGCCGTCACCCTGGTATCCTCCTGAAATCCCGTTCAATTCAAGCGTTGGACGAATACCCGTCTGTTCCTTGAAAGTGAATCCTTTTTCTCCAAATAAAGAAGTTAATCCGAGCTCTTGCTTCATTCCTTCATCATCGGACGGAATCTGAGCGATTTCTTCTTTCAATTCCTCTGTAAGTTCTGGCACACCTTCGTAAAATCCATCCACGGTAATGGCGCCATCTTCGCTGTGAAGACTATCGAGTAGACGAACAAGGGAATGAACTGCGTTTGGAACCCCACCGCCGTACACGCCAGAATGGAGATCCGTATTCGCTGTTTTCACCTTCACCTCCATCGCAAGGGCCCCACGTAAAGATGTACAAATCGCAGGTAAGCCTTCTTTAATAAAGGAAGTATCTGAAATCACAACAGCGTCAGCAGAAAGTTTCTCAGTATTTTTTTCAATAAAAGGTCCAAGGTGTGGGCTGGCAATTTCTTCTTCCCCTTCAATACAGAACTTCACATTAACGGGGAGCTTGCCACCTTCTTGCATCAAGAGTTCCATCGCCTTGATATGAATAAACAGCTGACCTTTATCATCTGTTGCACCGCGCGCATAGATTTTGTTGTCGCGGATAATAGGTTCAAATGGTGGCGTTTCCCAGAGGTCGAGTGGATCAGCGGGCTGCACATCATAATGGCCATAGATCAGAATCGTTGGTTTACCTTCTGCATGAAGCCAATCAGCGTAGACGATCGGATGACCGTCTGTTTCGATAACTTCAATGTTTTCCATGCCGGTCTTTTCCAAAGAGTTGGCTACCCATTTAGCTCCTTTTTGAACATCTGATTTATGGGCAGGTACGGCTGAAATGCTTTGGATTTTCAGAAATTCCTCTAGTTCTTTCAGGTAAGAATCTTTATGTAATTCGATGGTATTTTTCATAAGTATAACCTCCTTAGTTAGGTTGTCTTTATTATAATCCAGAGACGAAGATTTGCACATGAAACGCGCGATTTATATTGGGAAATTAAGGCGATTTAATATCAGGACATTAACTTTTATATTAAAATTATGACATTGCAGTTAAGTGGTTGTCATATAAGGTGGGTCTAAATGCCTCTGTGTGGAATCGATTCCTGATTCTAAAGAACTATTTATTTTTGCGATGAAAGCCTTTTCGATAACCAGTTGATAACCGCTTTCTTGATTGACAGAATAAGGTTTTCCTATCTAAAGACCTGCAAGATTTCTGCTTTTTCGGGCGTGTTGACGGGTTCACATATTTTCCATACAGTTATGGCGAATGAAACATTTTACTAAATTTTGAGGAGTGTGGCAGATGGGGAACGTGAAAAAGTCTTCTGTTTTTAAGGGGATTGCACTATCGACAATTATGCTTGTAAGTGGATTTGCAGGCATGCCGTTATCTACGAATGCGGCTGAGGAAGCTGAGACAGCAGTTTGGTCTCGTCAAGATGCACAGGGTTATGATTTATCGAAAGACAACACTGCACCTAACATCGACAACGTGGATGAAGTGGCTCCAGATTATTGGGTTTGGGACACATGGCCACTACGTAATCGTGATGGATCGATTGCACAGATAAATGGTTACCAGGTTGTCTTTGCTCTTACAGCTTCTAAAGAATATACATGGAGCGGTCGTCACGACGAAGCTCAAATTCGCTACTTCTACTCGAAGAACGGAAAAGATTGGAAAATGGGCGGACTTGCATATGAATCAGAAGATGCACTAGGCGCTCGCCAATGGGCAGGATCAGCAATGATGGATGACGATGATAAGGTTCACCTTTTCTATACAGCAACTGGACGTAAAGGTGAAGAACAAACAACATTTGAACAACGTCTTGCGAAAACAACGTTTGATATTGAAGCAGATAAGAAATCTAAATCTGTTGAGCTAAGCAACTTTGGTGAGCATGAAATCCTTGCTGAAGCTGACGGTGAGTACTATGAAACGCAAGAACAAAAAACAGGAAATATTATTTATTCATTCCGTGACCCATGGTTCTTCCAGGATCCTAAAACAGGAAAAGAATACTTAATCTTTGAAGGAAATACAGCAGGAGACGATAAGTCACTAGACCCAGAAAACATTGGTGATGCTGATTTCCGTGAAACTCACAATGTACCAGCTGGCGCTGAAGATTACAATGGTAACGTTGGAATTGCTGAAGCACAGAATGAAGATCTAACAGACTTTGAATTGCTTCCACCACTACTTGAAGCAAATGGTGTCAACCAGCAGCTTGAGCGTCCACACATCCTTGTTAAAGGTGGAGAGTACTACCTCTTTACAATCACACATAAATTTACGTTCGCTCCTGGATTAACGGGCCCTGATGGTCTTTATGGCTTTACGAATGATTCTCTTCGCGGTGATTACGAGCCACTTAACGGCAATGGTCTTGTTGTAGCAACCCCTGAAGATGATCCATTTATGACATACTCTCACGCAGTTATGCCGAATGGTACAGTGATCAGCTTTGTGAACGAGTATCGTGATGAGAACGGTGAGCTTCAGTTTGGCGGTACGTTTGCTCCGACGCTTAAACTTTCGATTCATGGTGATGAAACAAAAGTAACTGGCGCACTTAAGCCAGGCCAAATCATGCCTTCACACTAAAACTGGGAAACCAGACTAAAGGAGACTTACCCACATGAATAAGTTTTCAAAAACAGTAGCGACTTCCGTTCTCGGATTCGCTACCCTGTTTTCAAGTTTTGCCCCTGCAACAAGCTTTGCAGCAGAGAGTGAAACATCGAACTGGACAAGAGAAGATGCATCTAAAATTGTTCAAAACAAAGATAATACGGCTCCAGAAATTAACACAAAAGACCTTGAACAAATTGCGCCAGAGTACCATATCTGGGATACGTGGCCACTACGTAACAAAGATGGTTCGATCGCAACATTAAACGGTTATAAAGTGATTTTCTCGCTAACAGCTCCAAGTGATGTATTACCTGGTAAGCGTCATGATATCGCTGAAATTCGCTACTTCGTTTCAAAGAACGGGAAAGATTGGAAGCTTGGCGGTACCGTTTTTAATGAAGAGCAGGCACTAGGTTCCCGTCAATGGGCAGGTTCAGCTATGATTGAAGATGGCGAGATTAATTTCTTCTATACGGCAACAGGTCGCAAAGGCGAAGAACAGCTAACTTATGAGCAGCGTCTCGTAAAGGCTTCTGCTGATGTGGATGCTTCAAATAAGGGAATCGAATTCAATAACTGGTCTGATCATGAAGTGATTCTTGAGCCAGATGGCGAATACTACCAGACAATGGAACAAAGTAAGCAGGGAGACATTGCTTATGCATTCCGTGATCCGTGGTTCTTTGAAGATCCTAAAACAGGCGAAGATTACATCTTGTTTGAAGGGAACTCTGGCGGTACACCTGCCGAACGCTCTGTTGAACAGGAGCACATCGGTTCTGAAGACTTCGCTACAGTAGACGAAGTACCTGAAGAATCAAAACTCTTTAACGGTAATATCGGAATCGCAAAAGCTGAAAACGATGATTACACAGAGTTTGACATCATGCCTCCACTGATGGAAGCGAACAGCCTCAATCAGGAGCTTGAACGTCCGCATATCGTAACAAAGGGAAATAAATATTATCTTTTTACTGATACGCACAAAAACAAGTTTGCTCCAGGAATAACTGGTCCAGATGGTCTTTATGGCTTTGTATCGGATTCTCTAACATCAGACTATGAGCCTCTTAACGGAAGTGGTCTTGTTGTTGCAAATCCAGAGAATGAGCCTTATCAAACCTATTCATGGATGGTTATGCCGAATGGTACAGTGATTAGCTTTGCTAACTTCTATGACCTAAACGGTTTAACAATCAATGAACTTGGCGCGCAGTCAGAGCAATATCAATTTGATCACTTTGGCGGCACATTAGCTCCATCTCTTAAACTTTCGATTCACAATGATGAAACGAAGATTACAAAAGAAATGGATGCTGGCGTATTTAAATAAGAGTGATGGTAACTGTCGAGGATAAGCTTCGACAGTTACTTTTCTATTTAGAGGCATTATTCGTTTGACAGACAGGAGAGCTGGATACTATGAGAAAATGGTTGCTAGCTGTAGGCGTTTTTGTCGTGATTGGCATTCTTATCTTTGCGAGCTTTAATGGCAAAAATGAATCGCCACAACAAGAAGAGAAAGAGCCTGAGATACCAAAAGAATACAATCAGTCGCTACGTCCCCAGTTTCACTATACGCCAGAACAAAATTGGATGAACGATCCAAACGGGATGGTGTATGTTGAAGGGAAATACCATTTGTTTTACCAGCATAATCCTACAGGAAATGAATTCGGAAACATGGGTTGGGGTTATGCGGTCAGTGAAGATCTTTATCACTGGGAAGAAAAACCGATGGCGCTAGAAGCGGATGATCAGGGGATGATTTTCTCTGGTGGCGCGATTTATGACAAAACCAATACGAGCGGCCTTTTTGCAGAAGGAAAAGCGGGTCTTGTGGCTTTTTATACAATAGCGGGCGAAGAACAAACGCAGGGTCTCGCTTATAGTGAAGATGGTGTAGAAACGTGGAAGAAATACCGGGGGAACCCGATCCTTCCGAACCCTGGGATAAAAGATTTTCGAGATCCTAAAGTGGTCTGGCACGAGGAGTCTGAAAAGTGGATCATGCTTCTTGCAGCAGGAAATAAAGTCATTTTCTATGGCTCAGATAATTTGATCGACTGGGAGAAATTAAGTGAATTCGGCGTTGATCAGGGCGCACAAGGTGGCGTTTGGGAGACGCCAGAACTTTTCCAATTACCGGTTGATGGCGAGTCTTCTAATGAGAAATGGGTATTGCAGGTGGATATGAATCCAGGAAGTATTGCTGGCGGATCGGGTGGACAATATTTTATCGGTGATTTCGATGGAAAGACGTTCACGAGAGAAGGGGCAAAAGACGACATTAACTGGGTTGATTATGGAACCGATTTTTATGCGGCACAAGCTTTCAGCAACCATGAGGGCAATCCCATATGGTTTGCCTGGATGAGTAACTGGATGTATGCGTCTGATTTACCGACTGATCCATGGAAAGGTGCCATGTCTTTACCACGTGAGGTTTCTTTGAAAGAAGTGAACGGAGAAACGCGTCTTATCCAAGAGCCGGCGGGTGAGGTTGAGTCGAATCGTTCTAAGAAGTTAGTGGATTTATCCGATAAAGAAGTGGAAGGTCGAATGCCGCTTGATGATTTTAAGGCAGATACGTATGAAGTCGTTGCCGAATTCGATTTAGATACGTCAGGTGAATTCGGCTTCCGCGTTCGAAAGGGAGACGAAGAGGAAACGATTGTAGGATATGATTCAAAAAATAATCTTGCATTTGTTGATCGACAGAATAGTGGCGATACAAGTTTTCATGAACAGTTTCCTGGTGTGTACAGGGCACCGTTAGAACCAACGGAAGATGGAAAAGTAAAGCTTCACCTGTTTGTCGATCGCTCTTCTGTTGAGCTGTTTGCGAATGATGGAAAACGTGTCATGACAAATCGAATTTTCCCATCAGAGGATAGTGATGGTTTTGAAATCTATGCAATGAATGGAAAGGTGACGCTTGAATCTCTAGAAGTGTATGAGCTTGAATCATCTTGGAAGACGAGTGAAAAAGAGTAAGAATTTATATTGAGAGCGGTCATCTGCAATAAAGATGACCGCTCTTTCTTATACGTGATCTTTTGTTGAGAGTAAGAACGCGTTATTTCCGCGAATTTCGGAATATATCCGCGATATTTATTTTTATTCCGCGAAAACCATGATAATTCCGCGATATTCTCAATAATTCCGCGAAATGCTCGATAATCGAAAATAAATAGGTCCTTAGAAGTGGTTTCCTTTTCCTGGATTGGGGAACAAATAGCTATCTTGTAAATAATGGGGGATGTATGGAAATGGAAACATCATTTTCAAATTCAGAACAGCAAAAGTTTGTCAGGACTCTTCAGTCATTCAAGGAAAATCGCCAGAATCCAGTTGTGTTAGAAGAATTGTTATCAGACGCTGCCGTTCTCATTGACCAGAATAAGCTCGAATCCCTTTATCAACTTGCTGGTGACTATGATAAGGCGGGCATTTTTGAAGGTGGACCATGGGAAGAACCTCGTAAATTACAACCGCCTCTTGTAGGTGGATCATTTAAAATAGACGGAAACTATTCGATCTTTGAAGTACTAAGTGAGCTTCGTATGCTTGCAATTGCGAAAGAGGACTATACACATCCAGATGTTTCACGCGAGCAAGCCCGCACTTTTCTAAACAAAGTGATGGCGCTGAATCTCCAAATGATTTTTCCAGCTGAGACGGAGGAAGCAAGAATTAATCAAGGGCAAGAACAAAAGAGAGGCATCCTCCTCTTTCAATTTTTAGCTGAAAAAATGTCGCTCGGATCGCTATCAGCTACGTTTGTTGATGAAATCGACCGATTGACTGCTCAGCGCCCGATTATGGTGAAACGAATTAAAGAGATGATCGGCTATGCTGAAAATCTCTTATCTTCGGAGGACTTAAGCGTAGAAGGACGTGAAAGCATTCAGCGCTACCTTGATAGCGTGCACGCACCAACAGAACTGAGCAAGAAATACCCTAACTTTGCTGACTACCAAAATCAATTCAATGCGTTATCTGAGATGGAAAAAGAATTAGAAGCGGAGCGATTTGCAGAAGTGATGCGTGATACTGGCCTCGTCTCACCGGTTCATGCCAAACTTGCACGTACTCTTGCAGAAGAGGACGCGTCTCATTTACTCGTCTTAACACTTGGGTTGACTGAAAAAGGGGAAGCGAACTTAAATGAGCATTTTTCCTTAGTGAAAGAGTTGGCTTCATTAGCGATTTATCCTGTCACTGCTCAGTCGCTTTACGGACTTGCGCGCATGCTTGAGCGCGGCGTATTATCCTCTCCGCCTGTTATTCCAGGACTGGAGCGTATAGTTGAAATTGAGATGCTCCCTGAAGTCGAAAAGGATTTACTCGCATCACGTGATAATCCAGAGGACATCACACCGGTAGGTATTCTATTATCAGGACTTCTAAGCGTATTGGGACAACCGCTTGGTATTGGACAGGGAATGAACCCAACCTGTCAATCAGCCCGAGGCATCAGCCTCTGGTCACAGCACGATCCAGGATTTTTGCTAGAGC
This genomic interval carries:
- a CDS encoding glycoside hydrolase family 32 protein encodes the protein MRKWLLAVGVFVVIGILIFASFNGKNESPQQEEKEPEIPKEYNQSLRPQFHYTPEQNWMNDPNGMVYVEGKYHLFYQHNPTGNEFGNMGWGYAVSEDLYHWEEKPMALEADDQGMIFSGGAIYDKTNTSGLFAEGKAGLVAFYTIAGEEQTQGLAYSEDGVETWKKYRGNPILPNPGIKDFRDPKVVWHEESEKWIMLLAAGNKVIFYGSDNLIDWEKLSEFGVDQGAQGGVWETPELFQLPVDGESSNEKWVLQVDMNPGSIAGGSGGQYFIGDFDGKTFTREGAKDDINWVDYGTDFYAAQAFSNHEGNPIWFAWMSNWMYASDLPTDPWKGAMSLPREVSLKEVNGETRLIQEPAGEVESNRSKKLVDLSDKEVEGRMPLDDFKADTYEVVAEFDLDTSGEFGFRVRKGDEEETIVGYDSKNNLAFVDRQNSGDTSFHEQFPGVYRAPLEPTEDGKVKLHLFVDRSSVELFANDGKRVMTNRIFPSEDSDGFEIYAMNGKVTLESLEVYELESSWKTSEKE